Below is a genomic region from Candidatus Polarisedimenticolia bacterium.
CGAAGAAGCAGAGGATGGCGATCAGGATGGGCAGCGTGTTCACGGGGAGGGAGTGTCGCAGAATCGGCGGGAAACAACAAGCTCCGCACGATCATGGAGGTGTGTTAGGGTTTGCAGCATAGGAGGGAGCCATGAACCAGCCGCCGCAGGGGACCTCGATCCCCGTGAAGCTGACCGACGACGTCCTCGGAGGCGTCTATTCCAACAGCATGCAGGTGACGCACACGCGCGAGGAGTTCGTCCTCGACTTCATGAGCATCTTCCCGCCGGCGGGCAAGGTGAATGCCC
It encodes:
- a CDS encoding DUF3467 domain-containing protein is translated as MNQPPQGTSIPVKLTDDVLGGVYSNSMQVTHTREEFVLDFMSIFPPAGKVNA